Proteins encoded together in one Dehalococcoidia bacterium window:
- a CDS encoding pyruvate, phosphate dikinase translates to MALRHGSDLDQAGPAAMNADSQPAPAVVAFDQPLPEGHDPAALLGGKGAGLAEMTRGLGLPVPPGFTITTAVCRRYLGSGWPDDLDEQIAAQLERLAAHTGRRFGDPAAPLLVSVRSGAPVSMPGMMDTLLNVGITPAIRDRLAAQSGSPAFAADTWLRFSRMYAEIVLGLPEAEIGAAAAADGSVSGGLAAAERVRRLAAERVPPGIPGGPHAQLRGAIEAVFRSWNSERARVFRARENISDQLGTAVTVQAMVFGNLDDRSGTGVAFTRNPATGEAAPYGDYLPRAQGEDVVAGTHTVSGLDTLQRQLPEVYAELIETLRTLERHYRDLCDVEFTVSGGRLCILQTRIGRRSPLAAVRIAVAMAEEPDFPLSKAEAVALIDDGVLQQLAAAVRVDPEAAPIASGLAASPGAGAGVLCCDPGRAAELSAKGVAVVLAREQTSPADVHGMVRAAGIVTASGGVASHAAVVARSWGIPAVTSVAGAQIDDAGLRLGDALIAEGALVTVDGGTGRLFLGDCRAAGAAEIAELRTLRRWRVELSAEPAPAASAAAPGREQVTLLELARTVQLKGLCPPARAAAALGATQPAIEACIAGNAASFRATPRGVMLTPDGRAWLSEQLAAERAAVAADAIESCYGRFLLLNARFKQLVSDWQQSSAGAQTEAAFAGLVRTLGALHAELRPLLEETAAHLSRLGGYTNRFERALAALRAGDASMLASPLKDSYHTVWFEYHEELIALCGRDRAAEERAHGG, encoded by the coding sequence ATGGCGCTGAGACACGGCAGCGACCTCGATCAGGCAGGACCAGCGGCGATGAACGCCGATTCGCAACCGGCGCCGGCGGTCGTCGCCTTTGATCAGCCGCTGCCCGAGGGGCACGACCCGGCGGCGCTGCTCGGCGGCAAGGGCGCCGGGCTGGCGGAGATGACGCGCGGGCTTGGCCTGCCTGTGCCGCCCGGCTTCACGATCACCACGGCGGTCTGCCGGCGCTATCTGGGCTCCGGCTGGCCCGACGACCTGGACGAGCAGATCGCCGCGCAGCTCGAACGGCTGGCCGCGCACACGGGTCGCCGCTTCGGCGATCCGGCGGCGCCGCTGCTCGTCTCCGTGCGCTCGGGCGCGCCCGTCTCCATGCCGGGGATGATGGACACGCTGCTGAACGTCGGCATCACGCCGGCGATCCGCGACCGGCTCGCGGCGCAGAGCGGCAGCCCCGCCTTCGCCGCCGACACCTGGCTGCGCTTCTCTCGCATGTATGCCGAGATCGTGCTCGGCCTTCCCGAAGCCGAGATCGGCGCCGCCGCGGCAGCAGACGGCAGCGTCAGCGGCGGGCTCGCCGCCGCCGAACGTGTCCGCCGGCTGGCGGCCGAGCGCGTGCCGCCCGGTATTCCGGGCGGGCCGCATGCACAGCTGCGTGGCGCAATCGAGGCCGTCTTCCGCTCCTGGAACTCCGAACGCGCCCGCGTCTTCCGCGCGCGGGAGAACATTTCCGATCAGCTCGGCACGGCCGTGACCGTGCAGGCGATGGTGTTCGGCAACCTGGACGACCGCTCCGGCACCGGCGTCGCCTTCACGCGCAACCCGGCCACGGGCGAGGCGGCGCCCTACGGCGACTACCTGCCGCGCGCCCAGGGCGAGGACGTGGTCGCCGGCACGCACACGGTCTCCGGCCTGGACACGCTGCAGCGGCAGCTCCCCGAGGTCTACGCCGAACTGATCGAGACGCTGCGCACGCTCGAACGGCATTACCGCGACCTCTGCGACGTGGAGTTCACGGTCAGCGGCGGCCGCCTCTGCATCCTGCAGACGCGCATCGGCCGGCGCAGCCCCCTCGCCGCCGTGCGCATCGCCGTGGCCATGGCGGAAGAGCCGGACTTTCCCCTCAGCAAGGCCGAGGCGGTGGCGCTCATCGACGACGGCGTGCTGCAGCAGCTCGCGGCCGCGGTGCGCGTCGACCCGGAGGCGGCGCCGATAGCGAGTGGCCTCGCGGCCTCACCCGGCGCCGGCGCGGGCGTGCTCTGTTGCGACCCCGGCCGCGCCGCTGAGCTGAGCGCGAAGGGCGTTGCCGTGGTGCTCGCCCGTGAGCAGACCTCGCCGGCCGACGTGCACGGCATGGTGCGGGCGGCCGGCATCGTCACCGCGAGCGGCGGCGTCGCCAGCCACGCCGCGGTCGTCGCCCGAAGCTGGGGCATCCCCGCCGTCACCAGCGTTGCGGGCGCACAGATCGACGACGCGGGCCTGCGCCTGGGCGACGCGCTGATCGCCGAGGGTGCGCTGGTGACGGTGGACGGCGGCACGGGCCGGCTGTTCCTGGGCGACTGCCGCGCGGCCGGGGCGGCCGAGATCGCCGAGCTGCGCACGCTGCGCCGCTGGCGGGTAGAGCTGAGCGCGGAGCCGGCGCCGGCCGCAAGCGCCGCCGCGCCGGGCCGCGAGCAGGTGACGCTGCTTGAACTGGCGCGCACAGTGCAGTTGAAGGGCCTCTGCCCACCGGCGCGCGCCGCCGCCGCACTCGGCGCGACGCAGCCGGCGATCGAAGCCTGCATCGCGGGGAACGCCGCCAGCTTCCGCGCAACGCCGCGCGGGGTAATGCTCACGCCGGACGGCCGCGCCTGGCTCAGCGAGCAACTCGCCGCCGAGCGCGCCGCCGTCGCCGCGGATGCAATCGAGTCCTGCTACGGGCGCTTTCTGCTGCTCAACGCCCGTTTCAAGCAGCTCGTGAGCGACTGGCAGCAGTCATCCGCCGGCGCGCAGACGGAAGCTGCCTTCGCCGGCCTCGTGCGCACGCTGGGCGCCCTGCACGCCGAGCTGCGGCCGCTGCTGGAGGAAACCGCGGCGCATCTCTCCCGGCTCGGTGGCTATACGAACCGCTTCGAGCGTGCCCTGGCCGCGCTGCGCGCCGGCGACGCCTCGATGCTCGCCTCGCCGTTGAAAGACAGCTATCACACGGTCTGGTTCGAGTACCACGAGGAGCTGATCGCCCTCTGCGGCCGCGACCGCGCCGCCGAGGAACGCGCCCACGGCGGCTGA